A genomic stretch from Streptomyces venezuelae ATCC 10712 includes:
- a CDS encoding ATP-grasp domain-containing protein yields MTTPHLSRFSADQALAAASLVRGLTDRLAARTSAEATTLAGHLLAPGGLATDLRRLLDAATRHHPTTREDKDLPVTVPPTSLQQTTSRPTVLVVAPGDEVYRGYCLEQVAAAYDVAVITPKPLTWEAEHVVDHEVADPYQRDQLLVAGQAISARRTIAGVLTWNENLLVHTAQLAEDLGLRTNPPAVMENCRNKHATRQLFAAHQVPSARSGRVRDLLEATILAEDIGYPIVLKPAGQAGSVGVIRVDTSEDLAHAFDFAAAGAALAGGQNTDVLVEEYLYGPEISVECVTQNGHTHAVAVTRKKLGFEPYFEEVGHTVDATDTLLDEVAPIAAAAIRALGIDHGIQHVEMRLTPTGPRIIEVNARIGGDLIGHLVRLATGLDLPHIAADLACGTSPRLEHSRLRAAGVTLLYPETSGTLTHRSIDRAFAERTRWLDLVQWIGAVGDRIVLPPEGDVDVARAGLYVVTGYDAAKVEERLAETAQHITLTVRPGGPGTEGAA; encoded by the coding sequence ATGACCACCCCGCACCTGTCGCGGTTCAGCGCCGACCAGGCCCTCGCCGCAGCCTCCCTCGTCCGCGGACTCACCGACCGCCTCGCCGCTCGCACCTCCGCCGAGGCGACCACGCTCGCCGGCCACCTCCTGGCCCCCGGCGGCCTCGCCACCGACCTCCGCCGCCTTCTCGACGCCGCCACCCGCCACCACCCGACCACCCGTGAAGACAAGGACCTCCCCGTGACCGTCCCCCCGACCTCCCTGCAGCAGACCACCAGCCGCCCCACGGTCCTCGTCGTCGCCCCCGGCGACGAGGTGTACCGCGGCTACTGCCTGGAGCAGGTCGCCGCCGCCTACGACGTCGCTGTCATCACCCCGAAGCCGCTCACCTGGGAAGCCGAGCACGTCGTCGATCACGAAGTCGCCGACCCGTACCAGCGTGACCAGCTCCTCGTCGCCGGACAGGCGATCAGTGCCCGCCGAACCATCGCGGGCGTCCTGACCTGGAACGAGAACCTGCTCGTCCACACCGCGCAGCTCGCCGAGGACCTCGGACTGCGCACCAATCCGCCGGCCGTGATGGAGAACTGCCGCAACAAGCACGCCACCCGCCAACTCTTCGCCGCCCACCAGGTTCCCTCGGCACGCTCCGGCCGCGTCCGCGACCTGCTGGAGGCCACCATCCTGGCCGAGGACATCGGATACCCGATCGTCCTCAAGCCCGCCGGCCAGGCCGGAAGCGTCGGCGTCATCCGCGTCGACACCAGCGAAGACCTCGCCCACGCATTCGACTTCGCCGCAGCTGGCGCTGCCCTGGCCGGAGGCCAGAACACCGATGTCCTGGTCGAGGAGTACCTCTACGGCCCCGAGATCAGCGTCGAGTGCGTCACGCAGAACGGTCACACCCACGCGGTCGCCGTCACTCGCAAGAAGCTCGGCTTCGAGCCGTACTTCGAAGAGGTCGGCCACACCGTCGACGCCACCGACACGCTGCTCGACGAGGTAGCCCCGATCGCCGCCGCCGCCATCCGTGCGCTCGGCATCGACCACGGCATTCAGCACGTCGAGATGCGCCTCACCCCCACCGGCCCGCGGATCATTGAGGTCAACGCGAGGATCGGCGGCGACCTCATCGGCCACCTCGTCCGCCTCGCCACCGGCCTCGACCTGCCCCACATCGCCGCCGACCTCGCCTGCGGCACCAGCCCCCGCCTGGAGCACTCCCGCCTGCGCGCCGCCGGGGTCACCCTGCTCTACCCGGAGACCTCCGGCACCCTCACCCACCGCTCCATCGACCGCGCCTTCGCCGAACGGACCCGGTGGCTCGACCTCGTCCAGTGGATCGGCGCCGTCGGCGATCGGATTGTCCTGCCCCCGGAAGGCGACGTCGACGTCGCCCGCGCCGGCCTCTACGTCGTCACCGGCTATGACGCCGCCAAGGTCGAGGAACGCCTCGCCGAGACCGCGCAGCACATCACCCTCACCGTCCGGCCCGGCGGCCCTGGGACGGAAGGCGCCGCATGA
- a CDS encoding DUF317 domain-containing protein, with protein sequence MTYIPEGDVYVSPRYLAGADWCGDAGFVPVKHWPTVHLEDGPCQMLITSPDQRIRIGWYGDDFDVYKISASEDASSPTRWSAAFNNEFPAEIVAAFTTALERDWDARKDQEPFIETPSPYWATRVQPLLDAGWKTQRLPGSTTLGAGGRPSRVHGPHVEITAPDGTAGVSIDVGSDDLDEETVLLWAGPSGWHRAEARFTSRTPAHLIAATAQALLDPTPVLRYRDALAPELAALANLTPLTSPKPPAPTPLDVQRVQRQPPAITTRSVPRWSTATRPPATAAPPAGRSASR encoded by the coding sequence ATGACGTACATCCCCGAAGGGGACGTGTATGTCTCCCCGCGCTACCTCGCGGGGGCCGACTGGTGCGGCGACGCGGGCTTCGTCCCCGTGAAGCACTGGCCCACCGTCCACCTGGAGGACGGCCCCTGCCAGATGCTGATCACCTCGCCCGACCAGCGCATCCGCATCGGCTGGTACGGCGACGACTTCGACGTCTACAAGATCTCCGCCAGCGAGGACGCCTCGTCCCCGACCCGCTGGTCGGCGGCCTTCAACAACGAGTTCCCCGCCGAGATCGTCGCCGCCTTCACCACCGCCCTCGAACGCGACTGGGATGCGCGCAAGGACCAGGAACCCTTCATCGAAACCCCCTCCCCGTACTGGGCAACACGAGTACAGCCGCTGCTCGACGCGGGCTGGAAGACCCAGCGGCTTCCGGGGTCGACAACCCTCGGGGCTGGGGGCCGCCCCAGCCGTGTCCACGGCCCGCACGTCGAGATCACGGCCCCGGACGGCACCGCGGGAGTATCCATCGACGTCGGCAGCGACGACCTCGACGAGGAGACGGTCCTGCTGTGGGCCGGACCCTCCGGATGGCACCGAGCCGAAGCCCGCTTCACCTCCCGCACACCCGCCCACCTGATCGCGGCCACCGCGCAGGCCCTGCTCGACCCGACCCCGGTCCTGCGCTATCGCGACGCGCTCGCCCCCGAACTCGCCGCGCTGGCGAACCTCACCCCGCTCACCTCGCCGAAGCCCCCCGCACCGACCCCGCTCGATGTCCAGCGTGTCCAGCGCCAGCCCCCGGCGATCACCACGCGCAGCGTCCCGCGTTGGAGCACCGCTACCCGGCCACCGGCGACCGCGGCACCGCCCGCCGGCCGCTCGGCCAGCCGCTGA
- a CDS encoding MSCRAMM family protein, which produces MRATRRTAATLAATTLATSSLIWAPTAFANAPEIPPGAVEITKKDPDGALLAGAAFSLLDTLNGTKALTGKTNSDGILRFENVHPGTYRLKETDSGSPLHDLAPDQDVIVTPEHTAKLTIIDAFKPAELLVKKTDKKTGTPLAGAVINITPSTGTSKAITLTTGKDGTVTAKLPVSSRNGTSYTGTETTAPTGYELDTTPVKITARPGEKTTATFTNSKKDKPTQPPTTPPTTPPTTPPPVTPPTTPATTPPATPTPSQSTSTAPVPPTDTPSTPPAKGSLAHTGADSNAWLLAGGGLLIAAGGGALIAARRKKTEDEEETPATN; this is translated from the coding sequence ATGCGTGCCACCCGCCGTACCGCGGCCACCCTCGCCGCGACCACCCTGGCGACCAGCTCTCTGATCTGGGCCCCGACCGCCTTCGCCAACGCGCCCGAAATTCCCCCGGGCGCCGTCGAGATCACCAAGAAGGACCCGGACGGCGCCCTCCTCGCCGGCGCCGCGTTCTCCCTCCTCGACACCCTCAACGGCACCAAAGCCCTGACCGGCAAGACGAACTCCGACGGGATCCTGCGCTTCGAGAACGTCCACCCCGGCACCTACCGCCTCAAGGAGACCGACTCCGGTAGCCCCCTCCACGACTTGGCCCCCGACCAGGACGTCATCGTCACCCCCGAGCACACCGCGAAGCTCACGATCATCGACGCCTTCAAGCCCGCCGAGCTGCTGGTGAAGAAGACCGACAAGAAGACCGGCACGCCCCTGGCCGGCGCCGTCATCAACATCACCCCCTCCACCGGCACCAGCAAGGCGATCACCCTGACCACCGGCAAGGACGGCACAGTCACGGCGAAGCTCCCCGTCTCCTCCCGCAACGGCACCTCCTACACCGGCACCGAAACCACGGCCCCCACCGGCTACGAGCTCGACACCACCCCGGTCAAGATCACCGCCAGGCCCGGTGAGAAGACCACCGCCACTTTCACCAACAGCAAGAAGGACAAGCCGACCCAGCCGCCCACCACCCCGCCGACCACGCCCCCGACGACCCCGCCGCCGGTCACCCCTCCCACCACTCCGGCGACCACCCCGCCGGCCACCCCGACCCCGAGCCAGTCCACCTCCACCGCACCGGTGCCCCCGACCGACACCCCGAGCACCCCGCCCGCAAAGGGCTCCCTCGCACACACCGGCGCTGACTCCAACGCGTGGCTCCTCGCGGGCGGCGGCCTCCTGATCGCTGCCGGCGGCGGTGCCCTGATCGCGGCACGGCGCAAGAAGACGGAAGACGAGGAGGAGACCCCGGCCACCAACTGA
- a CDS encoding UvrD-helicase domain-containing protein: MEIDPVRQEILDASGHLLIVGGPGCGKTTIALLKAQARLAALEPEQRVLFLSFSRAAVHQITDRMSGVLDRASRQRLEVRTFHAFFLDVVRSHGRLLTGRPSSFITPDRERQIQADFDGDWMSERRRLATEEGRYVFDLLAETTATLLERSAALRALYSSIYPLVIVDEFQDTNTDQWRVIKAVSGASTVICLADPDQRIFDHLDGVEEQRLDDAVAHLAPTPFDLSKDNHRSPGGGLLDYANAVLNNTLHAEPANVHTWTYTPGYGVPWQTHVHHGVIAMRDYLTTQLAHTPTIAVLASVNSLLGQVSEALATDTITGNTTLPAVDHALQWDPELTAAAGYVVASIMEWPGLPRVEAVTRTMQALADFYRVKLTSGTAGARDKIKTMENGVSAFTSGKTVRSKTVKAVTAAYDAGISYLGQPVADWPSARDRLHGSNELEEVLKHARLLRLLNATDALAWGLSDSWDGDSAYKDAAATVRAVLAAETLTAAQQSPETVSLMSMHRSKGKEFDGVIIVEGRYTGTLLDPSWSPERLRAQRRLLRVAITRARTMVLFVRPQGSQQLTRTR, encoded by the coding sequence ATGGAAATTGACCCGGTCAGGCAAGAGATCCTCGATGCCTCCGGCCACCTTCTGATCGTCGGCGGCCCCGGCTGCGGCAAGACCACCATCGCTCTGCTCAAGGCCCAGGCGAGACTGGCCGCCCTCGAACCCGAACAGCGAGTCCTCTTCCTGAGCTTCTCGCGCGCCGCCGTTCACCAGATCACGGACCGGATGTCCGGAGTGCTGGACCGAGCCAGCCGTCAGCGCCTGGAAGTACGCACCTTTCACGCCTTCTTCCTTGACGTCGTACGAAGCCACGGACGGCTGCTCACAGGTCGGCCGTCTTCGTTCATCACGCCCGATCGTGAACGGCAGATCCAGGCGGACTTCGACGGCGACTGGATGAGCGAGCGCCGACGCCTCGCGACCGAGGAGGGCCGCTACGTCTTCGACCTCCTCGCCGAGACAACGGCGACTCTCCTGGAACGCAGCGCCGCCCTGCGTGCCCTCTACAGCAGCATTTACCCGCTGGTCATCGTGGACGAATTCCAGGACACAAACACCGACCAATGGCGCGTGATCAAGGCTGTCAGCGGCGCCTCCACCGTCATCTGCCTAGCCGACCCCGACCAACGCATTTTCGACCACCTGGACGGCGTCGAGGAGCAACGCCTCGACGACGCCGTGGCGCACCTCGCGCCTACGCCCTTCGACCTGTCCAAGGACAACCACCGTAGCCCCGGCGGCGGACTCCTCGACTACGCCAACGCCGTCCTGAATAACACCCTCCACGCCGAGCCGGCCAACGTCCACACCTGGACCTACACCCCGGGCTACGGCGTTCCGTGGCAGACGCATGTCCACCACGGGGTCATCGCCATGCGGGATTACCTCACCACCCAGCTAGCGCACACACCGACCATCGCAGTCCTGGCGAGTGTCAACTCCCTGCTGGGCCAGGTCTCCGAGGCTCTGGCCACCGACACCATCACCGGCAACACCACACTTCCCGCAGTCGACCACGCCCTACAATGGGATCCCGAACTGACCGCCGCGGCCGGCTACGTCGTAGCGTCAATCATGGAATGGCCCGGTCTGCCCCGTGTGGAGGCAGTCACTCGCACCATGCAAGCCCTCGCCGACTTCTACCGGGTCAAGCTGACCAGCGGCACCGCCGGCGCACGCGACAAGATCAAAACCATGGAGAACGGGGTCAGCGCGTTCACGTCCGGCAAGACCGTCCGCTCCAAGACCGTCAAAGCCGTGACCGCCGCCTACGACGCGGGGATCTCCTACCTCGGACAACCGGTTGCTGACTGGCCAAGCGCTCGCGACCGCCTCCACGGCTCCAACGAACTCGAAGAAGTCCTCAAGCACGCACGCCTGTTGCGCCTACTCAACGCTACCGATGCACTGGCCTGGGGCCTATCCGATAGTTGGGACGGCGACTCCGCCTACAAAGACGCGGCAGCCACCGTCCGCGCTGTCCTTGCCGCCGAGACCCTCACCGCCGCCCAACAATCACCAGAGACCGTTTCCCTGATGAGCATGCACCGCTCCAAGGGCAAGGAATTCGACGGTGTCATCATCGTCGAAGGACGCTACACAGGTACCCTGCTCGACCCTAGCTGGTCACCCGAACGGCTCCGTGCCCAGCGACGCCTCCTGCGCGTCGCTATTACGCGGGCGCGCACTATGGTCCTTTTCGTCCGCCCACAGGGCAGTCAACAGCTCACGAGGACGCGCTAA
- a CDS encoding ATP-dependent nuclease, with translation MVLENFRGVKSGTILLDGHSLLVGSNSVGKSTVCEGLELVLGPERMFRRPVVDEYDFYGGCYQEREGKLPEVRIEVVLTNLSDAAERRFGSHLRRWSAQTSDFLDMVPAAIEDAETGEWCLPVVFLGRYDPQEDDFIGGTFFAHPESVPDGLDGEESGLGAGLKSFTREDKRHCGFLYLRPNRTGNRALTFQRGSLLDTIVRLEAELAGPLWEKALRDLEQVAVAAAESGFGKIRTEIRDRVDRFVSLGDTADPVDLQASELTREHLREVLRLFIATQPGPHAVPFNRLSTGSLNLLVFALLTYIAELKGDKSVIFAMEEPEIALPPHAQRRLIDFVVKRMGQVIVTSHSPYVIEKFEPSRIVVINRDSKGTLSSNRVVLPGDFKLKRYRDNRRQFAEAVLGRAVLVVEGAAEAALFPAVSDVLEADPSVAGYVPLDLAGVTIFDAQNDVSVPLFAPVFKGLGKPVYGIHDQPDKPLDPKVAAKTADFTHYTVLNYKSVEKLLVAEVPVDAQRRFLATAAQRTDYPSGCARPDPSATDTAVNTLTHEVLRARKGDGYAALLIAECTGRSQLPAVLADLLLQIDRDLGTSASGGETDDTAHSDETDGN, from the coding sequence GTGGTCCTGGAGAACTTCCGTGGGGTGAAGAGCGGGACGATTCTCCTGGACGGCCACTCCTTGTTGGTCGGCTCGAACAGCGTCGGCAAGTCGACTGTGTGCGAGGGGCTGGAGCTCGTGCTGGGGCCCGAGCGCATGTTCCGACGACCGGTGGTCGACGAATACGACTTCTACGGCGGGTGCTACCAGGAACGGGAGGGCAAGCTACCCGAAGTGAGGATCGAAGTGGTCCTCACCAACCTGTCCGACGCTGCCGAGCGCCGATTCGGAAGCCATCTGCGCCGCTGGTCGGCGCAGACGAGTGACTTCCTCGACATGGTTCCGGCCGCTATCGAAGATGCCGAGACCGGCGAATGGTGCCTGCCGGTGGTCTTCCTCGGCCGCTATGACCCTCAGGAGGACGACTTCATCGGGGGTACGTTCTTCGCGCATCCCGAGAGCGTCCCGGACGGCCTAGACGGGGAGGAGAGCGGGCTCGGCGCGGGACTGAAATCATTCACCCGGGAGGACAAGCGGCACTGTGGATTCCTCTACCTGCGGCCGAACCGTACGGGCAACAGGGCGCTCACCTTTCAGCGTGGTTCGCTGCTGGACACGATCGTGCGGCTGGAAGCCGAGCTGGCGGGTCCGCTGTGGGAGAAGGCGCTGCGTGACCTGGAGCAGGTCGCCGTGGCCGCGGCCGAATCAGGATTCGGAAAGATCCGTACGGAGATCCGCGATCGCGTCGACCGCTTTGTCAGCCTCGGCGACACAGCGGATCCGGTCGACCTGCAGGCGTCTGAACTCACGCGCGAACACTTGCGTGAGGTATTGCGCCTGTTCATCGCTACCCAACCGGGGCCGCACGCCGTGCCGTTCAACCGACTGAGCACCGGGTCGCTGAACCTGCTGGTGTTCGCCCTGCTCACCTACATCGCTGAACTCAAGGGCGACAAGTCGGTGATCTTCGCGATGGAGGAGCCGGAGATCGCGCTCCCTCCGCACGCGCAGCGCCGTCTCATCGACTTCGTGGTCAAACGTATGGGTCAGGTGATCGTCACTTCTCATTCGCCGTACGTGATCGAGAAGTTCGAGCCCTCCCGCATTGTCGTGATCAACCGCGACTCAAAGGGCACGCTCAGCAGCAACCGTGTCGTCCTGCCTGGTGACTTCAAGCTGAAGAGGTACCGGGACAACCGCCGGCAGTTCGCTGAGGCCGTCCTGGGGCGTGCCGTACTGGTGGTGGAGGGTGCTGCGGAAGCGGCCCTGTTCCCAGCCGTATCGGATGTGCTTGAGGCTGATCCCTCCGTCGCGGGCTACGTCCCACTCGACCTGGCCGGTGTCACGATCTTCGACGCTCAGAACGACGTCTCCGTGCCCTTGTTCGCCCCCGTCTTCAAAGGGCTGGGCAAGCCGGTCTACGGGATCCACGACCAGCCCGACAAGCCGCTCGACCCCAAGGTCGCGGCCAAGACTGCCGACTTCACGCACTACACGGTGCTGAACTATAAAAGCGTCGAAAAGCTGCTGGTAGCCGAAGTACCGGTCGATGCCCAGCGTCGCTTCCTCGCCACCGCGGCCCAGCGCACGGACTACCCCTCCGGATGCGCCCGACCCGACCCGTCCGCCACGGACACGGCAGTAAACACCCTCACCCACGAGGTGTTGCGGGCCCGCAAGGGTGACGGCTATGCCGCGCTGCTCATCGCCGAGTGCACCGGCCGAAGTCAACTACCCGCCGTGCTAGCCGATCTCCTTCTCCAAATCGACCGCGACCTGGGAACCTCTGCGAGCGGCGGAGAGACCGACGACACCGCCCACTCGGACGAGACCGATGGAAATTGA
- a CDS encoding DUF317 domain-containing protein — protein MTVDAARPGFSTTVADLRLRTWLLGPGQPVDVIDLFTDADFKVVVDDRADVHINSRDGRLYLGWFPDGRPGTDGEGWKLAVTGTADVPGYCVSFRKETPAAIVAAAVGSVLATSVPAAPC, from the coding sequence ATGACCGTCGATGCTGCGAGGCCAGGCTTCTCCACCACTGTCGCCGATCTGAGGCTGCGGACGTGGCTGCTCGGCCCGGGACAGCCGGTGGACGTCATCGACCTGTTTACCGATGCCGACTTCAAGGTCGTTGTCGACGACCGCGCTGATGTCCACATCAACTCCCGGGATGGGCGGCTCTACCTCGGCTGGTTTCCCGATGGCCGGCCCGGCACCGACGGAGAGGGCTGGAAGCTCGCCGTCACCGGCACCGCGGACGTGCCCGGCTACTGCGTCTCCTTCCGTAAGGAGACCCCCGCCGCCATTGTCGCCGCCGCCGTCGGCAGCGTGCTGGCCACGTCCGTCCCCGCGGCCCCTTGCTGA
- a CDS encoding DUF317 domain-containing protein produces MRPRHLAGDDDELADRVADALADAGWSTWTTARSTLLHLSPRGLAGAEWVRGSHDFLLGDLQVAWHVSARQHPSSAVMEWTACFTTGTPPEAIADFLLAIEARTDPAVNYDGRERVLDALCAQGWARDIDIPDTRAWDPGMSAGFAWAELPELVRDGDPRPGLSGWQAWAEPVIGDPYQWTAVFSASAPHDLVAAFATSLASPAPVWRRNPPESAAGRLSTTPAT; encoded by the coding sequence GTGCGACCGCGCCACCTGGCCGGTGACGACGACGAACTCGCCGACCGCGTGGCCGATGCTCTGGCGGACGCCGGCTGGTCGACCTGGACGACGGCTCGCTCCACCCTGCTGCACCTCAGCCCCCGCGGACTCGCCGGGGCCGAGTGGGTGCGCGGCTCCCACGACTTCCTCCTCGGCGACCTCCAGGTCGCCTGGCACGTCTCGGCCCGCCAACACCCGTCCAGCGCCGTGATGGAGTGGACCGCCTGCTTCACCACCGGTACACCTCCCGAAGCCATCGCCGACTTCCTCCTCGCCATCGAGGCGCGCACCGACCCGGCCGTCAACTACGACGGCCGCGAGCGCGTCCTCGACGCGCTGTGTGCGCAAGGCTGGGCCCGGGACATCGATATCCCCGACACCCGGGCCTGGGACCCCGGCATGTCCGCGGGCTTCGCCTGGGCCGAACTGCCGGAATTGGTTCGCGACGGCGACCCGCGCCCTGGTCTGTCCGGCTGGCAGGCGTGGGCCGAGCCGGTGATCGGCGATCCGTATCAGTGGACCGCGGTCTTCAGCGCCAGCGCCCCCCACGACCTCGTCGCGGCCTTCGCAACATCGCTCGCCTCACCCGCCCCCGTGTGGCGCCGCAACCCACCGGAGAGCGCCGCCGGCCGACTCTCCACCACCCCGGCAACCTGA
- a CDS encoding plasmid mobilization protein, translating into MVQHRGVLDHGAATEGGSQPEKLEPRRKRRATKTTSRKRSPKTTPDKRAYVCSVRLNDVEKQQLADAAAAARTSLPAFLARAGLAAARNPESAAASIAGERELIAEVFAARRHLGQVGNNVNQIARAINLGDRPADAQLDAVLNAVRRATERVQAATDKLLESR; encoded by the coding sequence GTGGTCCAGCACCGGGGGGTGCTGGACCACGGGGCAGCGACCGAGGGCGGATCGCAGCCGGAGAAGCTCGAGCCTCGCCGCAAGCGCCGTGCCACGAAGACCACTTCGCGCAAGCGCTCACCCAAGACCACCCCTGACAAGCGCGCCTACGTATGCAGCGTCCGTCTCAACGACGTCGAGAAGCAGCAGCTCGCCGACGCCGCCGCTGCCGCTCGTACGAGCCTTCCCGCCTTCCTCGCCCGTGCCGGCCTAGCCGCCGCCCGCAACCCGGAGTCCGCCGCCGCGTCGATCGCAGGCGAGCGCGAGCTGATAGCGGAAGTCTTCGCGGCCCGCCGGCACCTCGGGCAGGTCGGCAACAACGTCAACCAGATCGCAAGGGCCATCAACCTGGGCGACCGCCCGGCGGACGCTCAGCTCGATGCTGTGCTCAACGCCGTCCGCCGGGCGACCGAGCGCGTCCAGGCCGCCACAGACAAGCTCCTCGAAAGCCGCTAG